The genomic DNA GGTCGGCGTCCGGTCCGGCGAGGGCCACGCCGTGGTCACGGTCTCCGACACCGGGGTCGGCATACCCGACCACGAGCTCCCGCACCTCTTCGAACGCTTCCACCAGGTCGGCAACTCGCCGTCGCGCGACCACGAGGGGACGGGCATCGGCCTGGCCCTCGTACGCGAGCTGATCACCCTGCACGGGGGGCGGATCGAGGCCGACAGCCGGGTCGGCGGGGGGACGACCTTCACGATCACCCTGCCGTACGGGTCGGCTCACCTCCCTCACGACCAGATCGACGACGCGGCGACGCCGTACCGGCCGGGACAGAGCGAGACGGTGTGGCTGCCCGTCCCGGACGAGCCGGCGGTGGTCCGGGGACCGGCCGCCGCGCCCGAGACGGAGCCCGGCGCCGGCCGTCCCGCCCGTGAGCGGATACTCGTGGCCGACGACAACGCCGACCTGCGCGGATACCTCGTCCGCCTGCTCAGCCCGCACTGGACGGTGACGGCGGTCGCCGACGGCGCCGCCGCGCTGGACGCGGCCAGGGAGCAGACCCCCGACCTGGTCATCGCCGATGTGATGATGCCCGGCATGGACGGGCTGGAGCTGGTGCGCAGGCTGCGCGCCGACCCCGGCACGCGGAGTGTGTCGATCATGCTGCTGTCGGCGCGGGCCGGTCAGGAGGAGTCCCTGACGGGGCTCACCGCGGGCGCCGACGAATACCTGGTGAAGCCGTTCTCCGCCCGGGAGCTGCTCACCCGGGTGCGCGGCGTCCTACGGCTGGCCGCCGCACGGTCCCGGCACAACCGCCAGCTGCGCGAGCTGACCGAAGCCGCGCTCGCGATCAACGAGGCGTCGACGGTGCGTGAGGTGCTGGCTCTCACGGAGAAGTACAGCCGGCTGCTGACCGACTCCCCCCAGGCGAGGGCGGCACTCGGCGATCTACCGGCCGAACCACCGGGCATCGCCGTCCCAGCCGAGACCGCCGATGCCGACGACACGGTCCTCCGGCAGCTCTCCCAGCTCACCACCGCGCGCCTGGAGAATCTGGAGCAGCTGGAGGTGGAGCACCGGATCGCGACCACGCTGCAGCACGCTCTGCTGCCCGAGGTTCCCGCCATCCACGGTGCGGAGATCGTCGGCCGCTACCTCCCGGGCAACGACGACTCCAGCGTCGGCGGCGACTGGTACGACGTCATCCGTGTCTCCGACGACGAGGTCGTGCTGGTGATCGGCGACATCGTCGGCAAGGGGGTCAAGGCCGCCGCGAGCATGGGTCAGATGCGCAACGCGCTGCGCGCCTACGCCCTGGAGGATCCCGACCCCGGCCGGACTCTCGGCCGTCTCAACCGGATGACGACCGGCCGCTACGACCGCATGCACGGAACGGTGCTGTGCGTGCAGCTCTGGCTGTCGACCGGGCGTCTGCGGTATTCCAGTGCGGGTCATCCACCCGTCCTGATCTGCAGGGCGAATGGCGAGGCCGACTACCTCGACGGCGCGCTGGCCCCGCTGATCGGCGCGAAACCGTCCACGGTCTTCTCCACCGCCGAGACCCGCCTGGCCCCCGGCGACCGGCTGCTCCTCTACACCGACGGCATCGTCGAGAAGCGGTCCGCGGACATCCTGACCGGCATGGCCAGGCTCCGCGACGAGATGGCGAGAGCGGCCGGCCTCGGCCTCGACGCCCAACTGGAGTCGCTGCTCGCCCTGATCGACGGCGAGGACCACCGCGACGACGTGGCCCTGCTCGGCCTCGCCCTCGCCCTCGCGTGAGAACCTGCCCGGCGGAACGGCTCTCCCACCGGTGGGAGCCGCGCGGAGTGGTCGTCGAGCAGCAGTCCGGCCGCGTCCTCGCCCGTCCCCCTCCGCTGTCCCCGCCTGTCCCCACGTCCCCGCTTCTGCCCCGGCCTCGCCGATGCGAACCGCCGAGGTCAGTTCTGCGGCACGATCCGGACGAACTCCTCGAAGGAGAGGCGTCCGTCGCCGTCCGCGTCGACGTCCCGGCTCAGCGCCCCGATCGCCTCGGCCGTCAGGTCGGGGAAGCGGTCGGTGAACTCCTGCTCGGTGATGAAGCCGTCGCCGTCGGTGTCGATGACGGCGAAAACCTGCCTCAGCTCGGTCAGCCGCTCACCGGTGGGCTCTGTGGACATGGGAACCGCCTTCCTCAATGATCTGCGTTCGCTCGTCAGACAACCTACGGGAGCCCACTCCCACGCGGCCAACCGGTGTTTTCGGTGGTGGTCGGGGCCCATCCGTGCCGGACCGCATACCCCGAAACCATAAACTTTCACTATGATCCGCCCCGCAACGCCGGATGACGTCCCCGCCATCATCCACATGATCCGCGAGCTGGCCGAGTACGAGAAGGCACTGGACCAGGTCGAGACCACCGAGGAGCAGCTCCACGAGGCGCTCTTCGGTCCCGCTCCCGCCGTGTTCTGCCACATCGCCACCGACGGGGACGGCAGGGTGGCGGGGTTCGCGCTCTGGTTCGTCACCTACTCCACGTGGCTGGGCAGGCACGGGATCCATCTCGAAGATCTCTTCGTCCACCCCGCCCATCGGGGAGCGGGACACGGGAAGCAGCTCCTGATCGAGCTTGCCCGCGTCTGCGTCGAGCGTGGTTACGGCCGGTTCGAATGGTCGGTCCTCGACTGGAACACCCCGTCCATCGAGTTCTACCGGGCTCTCGGTGCGGAGCCGCTCGACGAATGGGACATGTACCGGCTCACCGGATCGGCGCTGGAGAAGCTCGCCGCAACCGAGAGCCCGCGATAGGACCGGTGGCGGGTAGCTCAACCACCGGGCGGTGGCCAGGCGGCTGTCGGGGCCGGCGTCCGTGCAGACTCGGGGCTGGTTTCCGGCCGACCGGAGACGCAGAGACGATGCGAGACCAGCTCCAGCGCTTGATCCGCCTCTCGGAAACGAACCAGGTCATGCCTTTTGCGGCTGCCGTCCATCCCACGATGGACGGCGGATTCACAATCCTGAGTT from Streptosporangium sp. NBC_01756 includes the following:
- a CDS encoding SpoIIE family protein phosphatase, coding for MQKETPFGGEMGERIRAYDWAATPLGAMDQWSTPLRGAVDMALSSRMQIVLFWGPDYIAVYNDSYIPTIGAKHPAALGRPAVENWQETWDVLRPLLDRVRETGEPFWHQDHPFLLVRHGFLEQTYFDISYGPIRLADGTVGGVLCLVSETTGRVLSERRLRVLSRVGAATSGMVTRQEVAQAVVATLGEAPDDVPLALVYLLGEDGELRLAVPHDTAPARIGQDDLRWPAGSRDTGTELPGERFGVPGQVIALPLTSGTDVLGALVCGTNPLLQPHGGYQEFFEVLATSVARALSSAETHEQGRHQAQALTELDNAKTAFFANISHELRTPLALILGPLQELLDDSSLSAEHHTVLRVARRNALRLLTLVNDVLDFTSIDSGRARARYQPTDLAEQTAELTSLFRSSMEKIGLTLRLEGGRLPEPVHVDRRMWERIVFNLLSNALKHTFTGGVTVGVRSGEGHAVVTVSDTGVGIPDHELPHLFERFHQVGNSPSRDHEGTGIGLALVRELITLHGGRIEADSRVGGGTTFTITLPYGSAHLPHDQIDDAATPYRPGQSETVWLPVPDEPAVVRGPAAAPETEPGAGRPARERILVADDNADLRGYLVRLLSPHWTVTAVADGAAALDAAREQTPDLVIADVMMPGMDGLELVRRLRADPGTRSVSIMLLSARAGQEESLTGLTAGADEYLVKPFSARELLTRVRGVLRLAAARSRHNRQLRELTEAALAINEASTVREVLALTEKYSRLLTDSPQARAALGDLPAEPPGIAVPAETADADDTVLRQLSQLTTARLENLEQLEVEHRIATTLQHALLPEVPAIHGAEIVGRYLPGNDDSSVGGDWYDVIRVSDDEVVLVIGDIVGKGVKAAASMGQMRNALRAYALEDPDPGRTLGRLNRMTTGRYDRMHGTVLCVQLWLSTGRLRYSSAGHPPVLICRANGEADYLDGALAPLIGAKPSTVFSTAETRLAPGDRLLLYTDGIVEKRSADILTGMARLRDEMARAAGLGLDAQLESLLALIDGEDHRDDVALLGLALALA
- a CDS encoding EF-hand domain-containing protein; this encodes MSTEPTGERLTELRQVFAVIDTDGDGFITEQEFTDRFPDLTAEAIGALSRDVDADGDGRLSFEEFVRIVPQN
- a CDS encoding GNAT family N-acetyltransferase gives rise to the protein MIRPATPDDVPAIIHMIRELAEYEKALDQVETTEEQLHEALFGPAPAVFCHIATDGDGRVAGFALWFVTYSTWLGRHGIHLEDLFVHPAHRGAGHGKQLLIELARVCVERGYGRFEWSVLDWNTPSIEFYRALGAEPLDEWDMYRLTGSALEKLAATESPR
- a CDS encoding Scr1 family TA system antitoxin-like transcriptional regulator, producing MRDQLQRLIRLSETNQVMPFAAAVHPTMDGGFTILSFSQAARSRHRVR